The following proteins are encoded in a genomic region of Triticum dicoccoides isolate Atlit2015 ecotype Zavitan chromosome 1B, WEW_v2.0, whole genome shotgun sequence:
- the LOC119301477 gene encoding putative germin-like protein 2-1, translating into MNMRFILLALLALSASSALASDPGQLQDFCIADRTSQVFVNGFACKDPKTALVEDFFFSGLHIAGNTSNKQGSAVTAVNVAQIAGLNTLGISLARVDYAPYGQNPPHIHPRATEILTVLEGSLYVGFITSNPENKLFSKVLNKGDVFVFPQGMIHFQLNYGTNKAIAIAALSSKNPGVITIASTVFGSNPSISGDILAKAFQVDKKMVDHIQAQF; encoded by the exons GGTTCATCCTCCTTGCCCTTTTGGCTTTGTCAGCTTCTAGTGCTCTTGCCTCCGACCCAGGCCAGCTCCAGGATTTCTGCATCGCTGACAGGACATCCCAAG TTTTCGTCAATGGATTTGCATGCAAAGACCCAAAGACTGCCTTGGTAGAAGATTTCTTTTTCTCTGGCCTTCACATAGCCGGGAACACGAGCAACAAGCAAGGTTCCGCAGTTACCGCAGTTAATGTGGCGCAAATTGCTGGGTTGAACACTTTGGGCATCTCCCTAGCTCGTGTCGATTATGCACCCTATGGTCAAAACCCACCACATATCCACCCCCGTGCAACCGAGATCCTGACCGTGCTGGAAGGCTCGCTCTATGTTGGTTTCATCACCTCGAACCCTGAAAACAAGTTGTTCTCAAAAGTTCTTAACAAAGGGGATGTGTTTGTGTTTCCACAAGGGATGATTCACTTTCAGCTCAACTACGGAACCAACAAGGCGATAGCCATTGCAGCGCTGAGCAGCAAAAATCCTGGAGTGATCACCATAGCCAGTACAGTGTTTGGATCGAATCCATCCATCTCAGGTGATATACTTGCCAAAGCCTTCCAGGTGGACAAGAAGATGGTCGACCATATTCAAGCTCAGTTCTAG
- the LOC119301466 gene encoding putative germin-like protein 2-1, with amino-acid sequence MASKFFLLSLLALSASRALASDPGQLQDFCVADRTSQVFVNGFACKDPKTAVVEDFYFSGLHMAGNTSNKQGSIVTAVNVAQIAGLNTLGVSLARVDYAPYGQNPPHLHPRATEILTVLEGSLYVGFVTSNPGNKLFSKVLNKGDVFVFPQGLIHFQFNIGNNEAIAIAALSSKNPGVITIANAVFGSKQTISDDILAKAFQVDKNIVEHIQAQF; translated from the exons ATGGCTTCAAAGTTCTTCCTCCTTTCCCTTTTGGCTTTGTCAGCTTCTCGTGCTCTTGCCTCTGACCCGGGCCAGCTTCAGGATTTCTGCGTCGCTGACAGGACATCTCAAG TTTTTGTCAATGGATTCGCATGCAAAGACCCAAAGACCGCGGTGGTAGAGGACTTCTACTTCTCTGGCCTCCACATGGCCGGGAACACGAGCAACAAGCAAGGCTCCATTGTGACTGCAGTTAACGTGGCACAGATTGCTGGGCTGAACACTTTGGGTGTCTCATTGGCTCGTGTTGATTATGCACCCTATGGTCAAAACCCACCGCACCTTCACCCTCGTGCAACCGAGATCCTGACAGTGTTGGAGGGCTCACTCTATGTTGGTTTCGTGACTTCTAACCCCGGGAACAAGTTGTTCTCAAAAGTTTTGAACAAAGGGGACGTTTTTGTGTTTCCGCAAGGGCTGATTCACTTTCAATTCAACATTGGAAACAACGAAGCGATAGCCATTGCAGCGCTGAGCAGTAAGAACCCTGGTGTGATCACCATAGCCAATGCGGTTTTTGGATCCAAGCAAACCATCTCAGATGATATCCTGGCCAAAGCCTTCCAGGTGGACAAGAACATCGTAGAGCATATCCAAGCTCAATTCTAG